The genomic region TCCTTCTTTACTTGCTACGTGACCAAAGTCAATCTTGTCCTTATACGACTCAAGTGCCTCATAGCCCCTTCCCGCATCTTTGCCGTGATTACTGTTGTAAGCTTTTTCAACCTGTCCTTTACCTGCATTTATTGCTCTTTTAACATCAGGACGATTACCAATCTTTGAAGTGTTTATATTTGTACCTAAATGTTCAGGATCCACCTTCATTTTTTCAATATTTTCAAGAGCTTTAAAATCTCCGCCTGAAACCCGGTTCAGAACTTTCAGGCCTTCCTCCGGATTTGTCGCAAAGAGCTTATTCAGATTATTCATAATTTCGGCTGCTTTTTCTATCCTTTTATCAGGATCGGTTATTCCCTGTGCATCAAGATACTTATTGAAAACTTCAGGAAGAGCGTTAAGATTTTCTGAGAGGTTTCTTTCGGAAATCTTTGAAGCTCCCTCTCTGTACTCTTTTGCTTTTTGCATGTATTCAGAAACTGACTCACTCCACTTTTGAGCCTCTGAAAATTGATTCCGATAACCACTATCTTTTACGCCTCTCCGGGCGGCTTTAAGGATACGGCTGGCACTTTGTGAAGAAATAAAGTTTTTAGCAAACTGTTCCCTAAAAGCTCTGGCCTCCTTACCTGTTAATGTTACTTCATAGTCATTATCTTTGTTTTTAAGTTTTACAATTTCCCCTTCTGCACTGGCTTTCGCACTTACAATTTCCCAATTTCCTTTAACTGCAGCGTTTGCACTTAGAGCTCCCTGTGCTGTAAGCCTATCCTTCTTAATTACTCCATTTTTCACCATATCTTCAAGAGTCTTGGAAATAACGCTTTGTTCCGTTTTCCTTGCTTCCTTCTTCAGAGAATCAGAGTATTGATTTCCTTCCTCCACGGTCTCAATAGCCCTAACAGAGGTTCCAAAAGCTCTATCTACACCAACAGTCTTAATATAATCAGACGCAGCTCTTTTGCCGCGCTGTTCCATTTCTGAAGCATTTTTGGAAAGCTGCTCTCTCAGTGTAGCTGTCTTTTTAAAAGCGGCGTTAGAGAGATTTACATTGGTTATGGTGCCGTCTGATTTCAATGCCGTAACGCCTGCACCTCCCTTGCTCACTATTTCAGTATCGCCCACTATCTTTTCATTAAATCCTTTATTATTAACGTGCTCCGCCATAATAAGTTGTCCCTTATCATACTTTTCAAATCCTCTACCGTCCGAAATCGTTCCCGTGAAATTACCATTCCTATCCACTGCACCGTTTATGACTTTCCCGGTTTCTGTCATACCTGAGATTTTCATTCCACCGTTAGCAGTCCTGGTAGCATAGCCATCAATAAATCTTTCTGTTGACAGGCTTCCCAGTTTTCCTAAACCTGCTTCCCATGCATAATGACCTGCAAGTTTTGTAGTTTTTTCACCCCCTTCACTTACCCAGGAATGCCAGGGAGTATTGAAAGATTGCCTTCCGTTGACATTCATAGAACCTGCTTCAAGGCGGTTTTCAAATCCCATATTTTCCCTGTGAAGCCAGTCAACGTTGTTTGATGAAACGTTGTTATATGCTACATTTCCGAAACTTGCAGAACCCCTTGCTGCTTCTCCTGCACCTCTTTCAGCAGCTCCCGCTGCCATACCCATGAGTCCGGAAGCAACATTTGTAAATGCGTAAGCACTGCCTGCAGCAAGACCGAAAGAAACTGTGGGTATAAGCCAGTAAAATGATGAAAATGCAATAATTTTATCCTGAGCAGCTGCAGCAACTCCAGCAGAATTAAGCAGCGTAAAACCTCCGTTAGCAATTGCTGACAGATAATCCCGGGCAGAGTTTAAAATAAAAGCATTCAGCACAACTTCACCGATATGCCACAGGAGGAACCACGCATACACAACGAAAATTGTCTTAAAAACCTTTTCCCCTCCGAAAATTCCGACAAGAAGAACGAAAGGAAGCATGGCAACAAAGAAGGCCGTTGCTACTCCTTTGGCCATCGGCAGGAACTTTGCCCCGGTAATTGCTTTTGCCAGTGAAGTCTGTTTCAACTGTTCCGTTGCTGTTGATAAAGAGTAAGCAAGTGCATCCGGATTGACACCGGCAGCTATAGCCCACTCCCTATATCCGTCTTTCATCTGGTTAATTGCTATCCCCTGAAGAATAGCATCCTGAGCAGTAGTTGAATAATTCATAAAATAATCGTTAGCAATACCGAGCACGCTCGCAATTTTTGCGGCCGAAAGAAAACCTATGCTCTTTGAGAGAACGTCAAGGGCATCTGTATTAACGTAAGTGTTCAATTGCCCTGTAAGAATACCGTAGGCGGAATCACAACTGTACACCGTTCCCTCAGGATCAGAAGCATCATAAATAACAGTAAATCTTGCAGGATTTGTTCCGCCAAGTTCGGTCCACAAAGTTGTAGAGGTTTGCAGGTTTGTAAGGCTTTTTGTCCCGTCGAGAATATCAGGAATAACACAATCCTCTACATAATTGTTCACGCTTTTATAAATGTAGGGATCCACCGGCCTTGTAGCCTGGACCTCTGATGCAACAACTGCAAGAGGTGCTATAGGACCAACATTATTGTAGCTTAAATCTGCAGCCGAAAAAGGCAAAAACGATCTTTCTGCAACTCCTCCTAAAACCTTTTCCGTCTGCGTAAATAAAGCCAGCGGTCTTGCTATAATCCAGGGAACATTGTTGATAATTTCATTGGAGCCGTTTACCAGATCCTCAACAGCAACCGGAACACGGATCTGTATCAGCAAACTGAATACGATAGATCCTACAATACCTACTTTGAATATAGAAAAATAATCAACCCTTTTTCCTATTGAAAACAGAACAGAGAAAACCGAAGAAAAAACAGCAAGCCCCATAAAAACTTTAAATAAGCTGTGAAAATCACCGGAACCAACTACAGAAATAACTCCTCGTAGTGCTTCAGCTATCAGATCTCCGTATCCCCACGTGTATATCGTATCAACTGCCATAGCTGTGTGAGGAACAGCCACAAGTAAAAGTACAAAAAACAGAATATTTTTTCTCTTCAAGACTTTCCTCTGAATCAGATTTTATTTATTCCTAAACTGAGAAGGTATGCTCCGGCAATCGGTGAATGACCCATCGCCTGCATAATTTCCTTGTTAAGTTCTTCATAGAACTTTTGATTTTGCATATCCTTGATAAATTTATCGTGAGCTTTTCCGTAGAATTTTGATACTTCTTTCAGAAGCTCAAGAGTGTTTTTTTGCATGATTTCAAGATTCCCCTCGAGACCTTCCCCGTAAGCTGTGTTTCTTAGTTCAGGAGAAATTTGATATCTTACGTACGCAAGCTTTTCATTTATGGCATTTAGCGTATTTGAAAGAATTTCATAGGCATATTCAGCAGCGAAAAGACGTACAAGATCGGCTTTTACTCCATCCCTGACCTGATCAGGAACAAGAGAAAACGTATTCAATAATGAATAAACAGGCACATCAAATCTGTTTATAAACTCTATAGTAGTTGCTCTTGGTCTAATTCTATATCTTATCGCGTTAAAAACATCAGTGACAGCATCCTGAGCATACACACATGCAGGGTTGTAATTAGTCACCGTGACATACGCACCTGACTTATCCAGACCCTTAACCGAAGCCAAACTGGAACACGTTCCGGAATTATCATCGTATCCCGTGAGAATTTTAACAACGGACATTGCATTTTCATTTACATTTTCATCATTTTTCCTTATAGGCACGACCGGTTCTTCAGCACCTGTATCTATCCTGAAGTCACCTATATATGCACGTAATATGTCTTCAAGATCAGGATCATACATATCAGTATCTTCTAAAAGATCGTGAAGAAAACTATCCGTATCTGTCAGTTTTTTTGCAACTTTACATGCAAAACCTGTACAATTAATTGAAGTATTAAATTCACTTACAAGATCTGTCATATTATCCAGGAATTTATCTGCCCCAGAAAGCCAGTCGGAGGTTTTACCTTTAATACTTCTGGCTATTTCAGTCCCTGCTAAGCGTTCCTTTAAATTATTGGATATAGCCGTTGCAATCTTACAGCTATCAAAATTCATACTGTTTATCTGATTTGCCAATGATGTTAATTTCTTTATGGTTGATGAACATTTTTCACATAAAGCTCCCAGAGCTATGTCAAACGCCATTGCCGACACTGTTCCCGGGTTGAAGACACTTTTCGCAAAACTTTCCCAGTACTTTC from Desulfurobacterium sp. TC5-1 harbors:
- a CDS encoding conjugal transfer protein TraH produces the protein MRRLLAVLSGIILITSSAKAGIKDYLDKFVVETPADSSGVFDSQTRRYYVGGRFTVQAPRTVIQPFSVIPPKIEVGCGGIDIVTGSFSYLRDGKYWESFAKSVFNPGTVSAMAFDIALGALCEKCSSTIKKLTSLANQINSMNFDSCKIATAISNNLKERLAGTEIARSIKGKTSDWLSGADKFLDNMTDLVSEFNTSINCTGFACKVAKKLTDTDSFLHDLLEDTDMYDPDLEDILRAYIGDFRIDTGAEEPVVPIRKNDENVNENAMSVVKILTGYDDNSGTCSSLASVKGLDKSGAYVTVTNYNPACVYAQDAVTDVFNAIRYRIRPRATTIEFINRFDVPVYSLLNTFSLVPDQVRDGVKADLVRLFAAEYAYEILSNTLNAINEKLAYVRYQISPELRNTAYGEGLEGNLEIMQKNTLELLKEVSKFYGKAHDKFIKDMQNQKFYEELNKEIMQAMGHSPIAGAYLLSLGINKI
- a CDS encoding conjugal transfer protein TraG N-terminal domain-containing protein, whose product is MKRKNILFFVLLLVAVPHTAMAVDTIYTWGYGDLIAEALRGVISVVGSGDFHSLFKVFMGLAVFSSVFSVLFSIGKRVDYFSIFKVGIVGSIVFSLLIQIRVPVAVEDLVNGSNEIINNVPWIIARPLALFTQTEKVLGGVAERSFLPFSAADLSYNNVGPIAPLAVVASEVQATRPVDPYIYKSVNNYVEDCVIPDILDGTKSLTNLQTSTTLWTELGGTNPARFTVIYDASDPEGTVYSCDSAYGILTGQLNTYVNTDALDVLSKSIGFLSAAKIASVLGIANDYFMNYSTTAQDAILQGIAINQMKDGYREWAIAAGVNPDALAYSLSTATEQLKQTSLAKAITGAKFLPMAKGVATAFFVAMLPFVLLVGIFGGEKVFKTIFVVYAWFLLWHIGEVVLNAFILNSARDYLSAIANGGFTLLNSAGVAAAAQDKIIAFSSFYWLIPTVSFGLAAGSAYAFTNVASGLMGMAAGAAERGAGEAARGSASFGNVAYNNVSSNNVDWLHRENMGFENRLEAGSMNVNGRQSFNTPWHSWVSEGGEKTTKLAGHYAWEAGLGKLGSLSTERFIDGYATRTANGGMKISGMTETGKVINGAVDRNGNFTGTISDGRGFEKYDKGQLIMAEHVNNKGFNEKIVGDTEIVSKGGAGVTALKSDGTITNVNLSNAAFKKTATLREQLSKNASEMEQRGKRAASDYIKTVGVDRAFGTSVRAIETVEEGNQYSDSLKKEARKTEQSVISKTLEDMVKNGVIKKDRLTAQGALSANAAVKGNWEIVSAKASAEGEIVKLKNKDNDYEVTLTGKEARAFREQFAKNFISSQSASRILKAARRGVKDSGYRNQFSEAQKWSESVSEYMQKAKEYREGASKISERNLSENLNALPEVFNKYLDAQGITDPDKRIEKAAEIMNNLNKLFATNPEEGLKVLNRVSGGDFKALENIEKMKVDPEHLGTNINTSKIGNRPDVKRAINAGKGQVEKAYNSNHGKDAGRGYEALESYKDKIDFGHVASKEGIEAARNLLVDSFNRWGLLGNDEGKVMVLGWNNDAMRIHEIRDFVPNKMMGDILNKMQDKPDRVVDSINRKELLGMKPGEVIRAKNGEKIAKITPGVYLGYNSKTGYFAFRMQEKPMPEYVVYRNGKKQYIPYSEWKGQGAPGGKPEAPPEFNNPKDLH